The sequence below is a genomic window from Fibrobacter sp. UWB10.
AGCATTTCGGAATATGAATTGGAAAAATTCTACCCTGAAAAGGTTGAAGGCACAATGCCCTCTATTGAGGAAATTGAGAAAAGATTGTGCGAAGAGCCGCTGTAAAATCTTACGGATATTTCGCACCGGGAATATCCTTCAGGATTTCTTTCCAGAAATCGCGGAATTCTTTGTCGGTGACGGTGCCGCCTGCAGAGAGTAGGCGGTAGTGCTCGCCTTGCCAGACGTAATCGACAGGGGAGGAGCCAAAGCCGTTGCGGGTGTAAAAGTCGCGGCGGCGGTTCCTGCGTTCAAGTTCCTCATCGTCTTTAGAATCTTCTTCGACTTCGATATCGACGACAATGCGTGAGTCGGGATGCTTTTCTCGGATGGCCTGCAAAATTTGCGAACCG
It includes:
- a CDS encoding GNAT family N-acetyltransferase, which codes for MLQFFDVTKKSPWLPQVKALYESAFPANERIPIKHLLDNKIKREFWAFFDGDLFCGFSNSISHGDITNIVYFAVEPELRCRGYGSQILQAIREKHPDSRIVVDIEVEEDSKDDEELERRNRRRDFYTRNGFGSSPVDYVWQGEHYRLLSAGGTVTDKEFRDFWKEILKDIPGAKYP